In the genome of Cryptosporangium phraense, one region contains:
- a CDS encoding SDR family NAD(P)-dependent oxidoreductase, whose amino-acid sequence MTTALVTGATAGLGAAFARALAAERRDLVLVARDAERLSATASDLRDRFSVDVEVLPADLASVDGCELVEKRLADASRPVELLVNNAGIGLRDAFLENPIEDEERMLALNVRAVMRLTHAAVPGMVTRGHGDVLNVASVAGFGVTAPGSTYSATKAWVITFSESVHLTLRQHGVRVSAVCPGFVRTEFHSRAAIPTENIPDVLWLDADDVVRDALADLRRGRPTSVSSVRYKVLGGIVRYAPRPVFLRLIGRAARTVGR is encoded by the coding sequence ATGACTACTGCACTGGTCACCGGGGCCACCGCCGGGCTGGGCGCGGCCTTCGCCCGCGCGCTCGCCGCCGAGCGGCGCGATCTCGTGCTCGTGGCTCGCGACGCCGAGCGGCTGTCCGCCACCGCGTCCGACCTGCGCGACCGCTTCTCGGTCGACGTCGAGGTCCTGCCGGCCGATCTGGCTTCGGTCGACGGGTGTGAGCTCGTCGAAAAGCGTTTGGCGGACGCCTCGCGGCCGGTCGAGCTGCTGGTGAACAACGCGGGCATCGGCCTGCGCGACGCGTTCCTGGAGAACCCGATCGAGGACGAGGAGCGGATGCTCGCGCTCAACGTCCGGGCAGTCATGCGGCTCACGCACGCGGCGGTGCCGGGCATGGTGACGCGGGGGCACGGCGACGTGCTGAACGTCGCCTCGGTGGCCGGGTTCGGCGTGACCGCGCCGGGCTCGACGTACTCGGCCACCAAGGCCTGGGTGATCACGTTCAGCGAGTCCGTGCACTTGACGCTGCGGCAGCACGGTGTGCGGGTGAGCGCGGTGTGCCCGGGGTTCGTGCGGACGGAGTTCCACTCGCGGGCGGCGATCCCGACCGAGAACATCCCCGACGTGCTGTGGCTGGACGCCGACGACGTCGTGCGAGATGCGCTCGCCGATCTGCGCCGGGGACGACCGACCAGCGTGTCGAGCGTCCGCTACAAGGTCTTGGGCGGGATCGTGCGCTACGCGCCTCGGCCCGTCTTCCTCAGGCTGA
- a CDS encoding DUF695 domain-containing protein: MALFERRSRDPRDSIAAFWTWWARTRDQVGAGLDRDDLGKLHRDLTGRVRAIHPELAWELTSGRSAKHALVVSPEGSPALRPVTERWLRAGPGPDADWEYYASRQPDPTAYTGSVQLGGRPFQPGSARFGYEIDLDRARVHVAVWHPDFPRLDEAVRLQASFLLLDWALGEDDVERWLGEVKVTGEDQPNDVEELRAAVAELATHYKFGEWVTVDGFDDRDRPVTVRVRVPFARLDYPLYDLHGRVRMPFEPGSAEEAALDGVQNGLLGRLGDSAVLVAVVTMAGVRTLHLYADSNGVVPDQVATWAGQQTIQVTQEWRPDPGWEAVRGLY, translated from the coding sequence GACAGCATCGCCGCGTTCTGGACCTGGTGGGCCCGCACCCGCGATCAGGTGGGCGCCGGCCTCGACCGGGACGACCTCGGCAAGCTGCACCGCGACCTCACCGGACGTGTGCGCGCCATCCACCCCGAGCTCGCCTGGGAGCTGACGTCCGGCCGGTCGGCCAAGCACGCGCTGGTGGTCAGCCCGGAGGGGTCGCCCGCGCTGCGTCCGGTGACCGAGCGGTGGCTGCGCGCCGGCCCCGGGCCGGACGCCGACTGGGAGTACTACGCCTCCCGTCAGCCCGACCCGACCGCCTACACCGGCTCGGTGCAGCTCGGCGGCCGTCCCTTTCAGCCGGGCTCGGCCCGGTTCGGGTACGAGATCGACCTCGACCGCGCCCGGGTGCACGTCGCGGTCTGGCACCCCGACTTTCCCCGCTTGGACGAGGCGGTCCGGCTGCAGGCGTCGTTCCTGCTGCTCGACTGGGCCCTGGGCGAGGACGACGTCGAGCGCTGGCTGGGCGAGGTCAAGGTCACCGGAGAAGACCAGCCGAACGACGTCGAGGAGCTGCGGGCCGCGGTCGCCGAGCTGGCCACGCATTACAAGTTCGGCGAATGGGTGACGGTCGACGGGTTCGACGACCGGGACCGGCCGGTCACCGTGCGGGTCCGGGTGCCGTTCGCCCGCCTCGACTACCCGCTCTACGACCTGCATGGCCGGGTCCGGATGCCGTTCGAACCCGGTTCGGCCGAGGAAGCGGCGCTGGACGGCGTCCAGAACGGGTTGCTGGGGCGGCTCGGGGACTCCGCGGTGCTGGTCGCCGTCGTCACGATGGCCGGCGTCCGCACGTTGCACCTGTACGCGGACAGCAACGGCGTGGTGCCGGACCAGGTCGCGACCTGGGCCGGTCAGCAGACCATCCAGGTGACCCAGGAGTGGCGTCCGGACCCCGGCTGGGAAGCCGTGCGCGGTTTGTATTGA